A genomic window from Xenorhabdus cabanillasii includes:
- a CDS encoding YbjN domain-containing protein: MDSMVIPNLATLRNWLDKLKISYFENEASPVLHLPHMQNIDGLFDAKLDLLGDVVFFSALAEVRPTAIIPLVANLSQINASSLTVKAFLDVQDENLPKLIVCQAFPIAAGMTFQQFSHFLKQSEEQIANVIFEVHSNNFLYVNSDMEGELEMEVEDEELQASTKTSTFTLH; the protein is encoded by the coding sequence ATGGATTCTATGGTTATCCCAAATTTAGCAACATTACGTAATTGGCTGGATAAACTCAAAATCTCTTATTTTGAGAATGAAGCAAGTCCAGTATTACATTTGCCTCATATGCAGAACATTGATGGCTTGTTTGATGCCAAGCTTGATCTGTTAGGGGATGTTGTCTTTTTCTCCGCTTTGGCGGAAGTCAGGCCAACTGCAATTATTCCATTAGTGGCAAATTTGAGCCAGATTAATGCCAGTTCCCTTACTGTTAAGGCATTTCTTGATGTTCAGGACGAAAATTTACCCAAACTGATTGTTTGTCAGGCATTTCCTATCGCGGCTGGTATGACTTTCCAACAATTTTCTCATTTTCTGAAGCAGAGTGAGGAACAAATTGCTAATGTGATCTTTGAAGTTCACAGTAATAATTTCCTTTATGTTAATAGTGACATGGAAGGCGAGCTGGAAATGGAAGTAGAAGATGAAGAATTACAAGCTTCGACAAAAACATCGACGTTTACCTTGCACTAA
- a CDS encoding GrxA family glutaredoxin has product MYTVIFGRPGCPYCVRAKELAEKLKTEREDFDYRYIDIWAEGITKDDLSKTVGKPVETVPQIFIDEKHIGGCTDFEAYAKENLELYK; this is encoded by the coding sequence ATGTACACAGTCATTTTTGGTCGTCCCGGTTGCCCATACTGCGTCCGCGCTAAGGAGCTGGCTGAAAAATTAAAAACAGAGCGCGAAGATTTTGACTACCGTTATATTGATATCTGGGCAGAAGGCATCACCAAAGACGATTTATCAAAAACAGTAGGTAAACCTGTTGAGACGGTTCCTCAGATTTTCATTGATGAAAAACACATTGGCGGTTGTACAGATTTTGAAGCCTACGCCAAAGAAAATCTGGAACTATACAAATAA
- a CDS encoding YbjC family protein translates to MKKSISKEMRSLADMPKLVVLLEILGIGLLALVYLSITGSIILSPLLMTTEAHIAMILLGIGCLIPAAIHIIWRAIYNLSFLGIDHKKASRNHQIGSDEEKTK, encoded by the coding sequence ATGAAGAAAAGTATATCAAAAGAGATGCGTTCGTTGGCTGATATGCCAAAGCTGGTTGTTTTATTAGAAATATTGGGAATTGGGTTGTTGGCTTTAGTCTATTTGTCGATAACTGGTAGTATAATTCTATCGCCTTTATTAATGACGACAGAAGCACACATTGCTATGATCTTATTGGGTATTGGTTGTTTGATACCCGCAGCTATCCATATTATCTGGCGTGCGATCTATAATCTTTCTTTCTTAGGCATTGATCATAAGAAAGCAAGTAGAAATCATCAGATTGGCTCTGATGAAGAAAAAACAAAATAG